The sequence below is a genomic window from Sander lucioperca isolate FBNREF2018 chromosome 6, SLUC_FBN_1.2, whole genome shotgun sequence.
ttgcactATATTCAACTCAACATAGACaatcatttctcttttttattgcactatttgcacattaagactgtacatttcatattttatatattactgtatatttgtttttaatatatatgttaaaagtctggataatatatgtttgtatatgttgtttgtatacctggagtggtaccaaaaataatttattataaaatattaaagtatttctgattctgattacagCATGGGCATGGTTTAAATAAAGTGCACATTTTCTTCTTTAATTCATAGACAGAGGGGGTCACAAAGAGCCTGGCAGCAAGGGATGACTTTGTTCTGTTTCTCTTCACCCTGATGACAAACAAGAAGACCTTCCTGCAGACTGCTACCCTAATTGAAGATATACTTGGAGTTAAAAAGGTCAGAGTTATACTTGTATTGAATCCTCATGCTATGAAGTCACTTCATGATTTATGCAGTGACACATTTGGCAAGCCAGCAATATTCTTAAAGGGGGAGTTTTATGTGCGTCTGTGTCTTTAAAGGTCAGTGAAATTATAATTATGAATCTTAATTTTTCTgtgaaaatacttttttaatCTTTGCTCTGCCGatacatttgttttgttatCTGCTGGCTCTGTTGTCCATGTCCAGACAACTCTTATGCCAGAATGATTTTGCCTGGCAGAGCTACTAACACCCAAATGTCACACTCATGCCTTAATTTAAGAATCATTCTGTGTTCTGCTTGAATTTCTAGTGATAttcttatatattttaaaacgcATATCACTATCTTTGCTTAGCTCTGTAGAGTGAAAGTTTTGTAATTTACCAGATTCTATGACAAAAATTGGGTACTCTATTGTCTGtctttttgctttctttttttctacattttcttgATCCCAGACGTTATGTCCGTAACTAAATCTTCTAAATGTTTGAATAATGCAACTCCACTAAGGCGTTGTTGTGCCTACATATGGAGGCTTTGTAGACACTCCATTTGTAGCTTGTGCATCTCCTCAAAAATTACAATGACTTATCTATACTTCAGTTTCATGTAGGTTGCATACATTGGGTTGCTTTGTGTTCTCTACTGTAGAGCTGTAACaaactgtacaattaattgtctcagaaataattgcgatttaACAATATGattctctttcagtcaaattttaaaaaatatttttatgtattactttttcaaacaaagttttgtatgaatcccaggatacatcttttggttatttcactgttatgtgacgcagataatgtaataacacaagtacagagcctatgaagtaaaccacgcctctttattatcataaaacattgtgtttaattcttaaatgaacataaaattgacaattaccatcaacaccCATACCCCTTAGGACCCTAGCTAATGTTACCAATTAATTGCGGTAAAACAAAGAGGGCGATCagacaattatgtaattgttacaggcctactcTACTGTTCATATTTCTGGGCCTGGTAGTGTTAAGTGGTGGTGATAACAACTAGGAGTAGTTTGACAAAAGTGTATCCTCTTCTATTTAGTATTTCTGACATTAATAGTTTGATATTTAGCAAAGGTATTTCCAGTGCAAACCACCTCCCTGCTTTATATCATACAGTGAGAGAATGTCAATAGGAATGTTTAGGGGAGATTATGAACAACATGCCTACATTATTTGCAATGGTTTTACAAcagttgacattttaaactcaTTTTAAATAGAAACACTATGATATTAACCTGCAACATCATGACAGAAGTATAACTCTCTATAGAATTATGCTTTCCGGTAGCGGtggtaaaaaatgtaaaagaaaaataagcaACTACAAAAGACTTTTGTTTGCTCTTTTTCTGGCAATGGGGAATTAAGTGTGTAAAAAGACGCATGTCCTCTGTTTTTAAGTACCCTGTTCCCATCATTACAGTGGCTTTTCTTACCGTGTGGATTAGTGGTCTAGAGATAATGTATGTGTAGGCATACCTCGTATGGATTATACACCAGGCCTAAGGAAGGAATCTTGAGAAAATGCTTTTTGCTGGTAAATTGTCCTGATCATTTGTCATTATTTCAGATCACAATAGATCAAAACATCACAGGCAATTCAGCCTGGCAAAATAAATTATGAACCATTGCTACAATAATGGAGGGAGAAACATATACAGGACTCAATTTTCCCTTCCTATTATGCTGattgtttgttgctgttttttttttaaatgaaaagtcaAAAATATATTCTGTATGTTTTATGGGTAAATATCTTTTTAGCTTTTATCCATAAACTGATCTAttgaaatatgaagaaaaaaactgcTACAGTTTTGGCAGGTTCAGTCAGGGTCAATCTCACAACTTGCTAATTGCATAAATGTTAAATGTCTGATGTCTCTCTGCTTTCAGTTTGGTAACAGTtcatttgtttgcattttccAGGAAATGATCCAGTTAGAGGGCATCCCCAACCTGTCAGGCCTGGTCCAAAGCTTTGACCAACAACAACTAGCCAACTTCTGCCGCATCCTATCTGTCACTATCTCAGAACCTGATGTAGGAAACGACGACAAGCACACCCTGTTGGCCAAAAATGCACAACAGAAAAGCAATGCTAGCCCCTCACGGGCCGAGGTCAACCAGGGTAGGTTGTCTTCAGAGTACattgtagggctgcacgatattgggAAAAACCTGACATTgcaatattttccttttttttggcaatattaaaaaaaaaaagactacaggaatatttaacatttttagtTGAATGCATTCATCTGGTGCACTTTTGAGGGCAGAATGAAGAGGCTAGATCTATGAAGAACGTGCTCTTGTAATCAATGTTTTGCTCTCATAAACCATTTAATCATAAACGCATTGGTTTATTATCCAGTGCAGCATGACATGTTTAGGTTCATTTGCCTGACTTGACATCACACATCCTGCGATGTGACTATTGCGCATGCGCACATTGTAATTTCGATGCTAAAACGATGTATAATGCAGGCCTAGTACGGAGTTCTCACTCCATGCTATAATGTATTTTGTGCCATTGCAAAAGAATGGATCAGTAAATTGTGACATATCAATACTATTACTATTTCTCCAATAGTAACCCTGCTAAACATCCCTGGCTTCATTGAGCGGCTGTGTAAGCTGGCCACTAGAAAGGTGTCTGAGGCCACAGGAGCTAACTTCCTGCAGGAGCTGGAGGACTGGTACACATGGCTAGACAATGCTCTGGTCCTGGACGCCCTCATGCAGATGGCTACTGAGGAGGCTGAACAAAGCAGTACAGGTGAGACGAGTCAGTTGTGCTGCCGGTTCCTTACACTGATTAAAGCCTATAAACTTTGACAGATTTTTTTCCCTCACCTCCAGAGTCATCAGATGAGAGTTCCCTGGCCACCAGCCCTCTGAGACATCGACTGCCCCAGTCCATGAAGATTGTCCATGAGATCATGTATAAAGTAGAAGTGCTCTATGTGCTGTGTGTCCTCCTTATGGGCCGACAGAGGAACCAGGTACTTAAAAGCACACATCTCGTCCCTCCTTGAGATTTAAGCTGGAGTGTTGTGTTTCACTGAGCACTGTATTGTGTCTCACAGGTCCACAAGATGTTGGCAGAATTTCGTCTCATCCCAGGGCTCAATAACTTGTTTGACAAGCTGATCTGGAGGAAATACACTGCCTCAAATCATGTCGTCCATGGCCAAAATGAGAACTGCGACTGTAGTCCAGTATGAACTTTCAACACTATCCTTGGAAACTGGCTCTGGGCAGTtacattaaacattttcaaGTTGAACATAACCATTAACACTCTGTTCTCATTGTGCAGGAAATATCCTTCAAAATCCAGTTCTTGCGGCTACTTCAGAGCTTCAGTGATCACCATGAGTAAGTGACCCTTAATTTAATGACCTGGGAGTTGATATTTTCTTCCAAGCTATGTTTGTTGTTAAAATATTTTACCTGTCTTTAGGAATAAATACCTCCTACTGAATAGCCAGGAGCTGAATGAACTGAGTGCCATATCCATGAAGGCTAACATCCCTGAGGTGGAAGCACTGGTCAACACAGACAGAAGCCTAGTGTGTGACGGGAAGAAGGGCCTTCTCACACGCCTTCTCACTGTCATGAAGAGGGAGCCTCCAGACTCGTCATTCAGGTCAGCATCACGTAGGCCAAAGATTAAGACGCCAGAGATAAAGTTGATGATATGTCAGCCTTCTTTAAAAGAGTCCCCATATTGAAGTATCAggctctctgtttttttttttgttttttttaaagatttctcAAGATTTGTCTCTAGTTCTGCTTTTTATAGCTTTGCTGAAGCTTTCTGTTGTGTTTGTAGATTCTGGCAGGCAAGGGCAGTGGAAAGTTTTCTCAGAGGAGCCACCTCCTATGCAGACCAAATGTTCCTCCTGAAGAGGGGACTACTAGAGGTAAAACTACAACCATGGATTGTTTTTCTCATCATCCATGAAGACCCTCCACATAGCACAGATCTGTCCTTGATTTTGAATTCTCTTGAATGTACAGCTGCTCACTTTCTGTTTCCATCCCTCGACAGCACATCCTGTTTTGCATCATAGACAGTGGCTGTACGTCTCGAGATGTCCTACAGAGCTACTTTGATCTGCTTGGAGAGCTCATGAAGTTTAACATTGATGCCTTCAAAAGATTCAACAAATATGTCAACACTCCGGAGAAGGTATAATTGTGTACACCTTAAATGCgttacaaaaatgtatatgctggcctaacaaaataaaatgttaaaaccatTCCTCAGCTTGTGTGGTGGATGAACAAGTATGTCTAATAGTATACTATACTGATGGTATAATTTGATCTCTCTTCTGTAGTTTCAGACCTTCCTGACGCAGATCAACAGTTCTCTGGTGGACTCTAACATGCTGGTGCGCTGCATTGTCCTTTCATTGGACCGCTTTGAGAGCCAGACTGAAGATGTCAAAGGTAAACTGGAATGGAAAATGTACACATGTAGAATAGTTGATTAGAGAACACTTAAAGGAGAAGTTACTAAAATAATTTCTTGTTTTGAATTAAATAATCGTTGATTTTTGACTAGTTAGAGTCAGGCACCGTTCCTGTCGTTATTTCTGTTTTGTTAAGCCCTTTGGGACTTGCGTACGATAAAATCATAACTAAG
It includes:
- the trpc4apa gene encoding transient receptor potential cation channel, subfamily C, member 4 associated protein a — protein: MATLLGSESPCTGGKRRHCNGNVVTKFTASKITGQGFSRGTQLPGGLLQERDKRAKWHGIPTLLQRLYESSHPNSDLSHAHSFLKVLSSQLSMEAMSFVTEDRKTAQESTFPNTYTFDLFGGVNLLVELLMRPTLTMQKKKANMNDDLVKDCLSVLYNCCICTEGVTKSLAARDDFVLFLFTLMTNKKTFLQTATLIEDILGVKKEMIQLEGIPNLSGLVQSFDQQQLANFCRILSVTISEPDVGNDDKHTLLAKNAQQKSNASPSRAEVNQVTLLNIPGFIERLCKLATRKVSEATGANFLQELEDWYTWLDNALVLDALMQMATEEAEQSSTESSDESSLATSPLRHRLPQSMKIVHEIMYKVEVLYVLCVLLMGRQRNQVHKMLAEFRLIPGLNNLFDKLIWRKYTASNHVVHGQNENCDCSPEISFKIQFLRLLQSFSDHHENKYLLLNSQELNELSAISMKANIPEVEALVNTDRSLVCDGKKGLLTRLLTVMKREPPDSSFRFWQARAVESFLRGATSYADQMFLLKRGLLEHILFCIIDSGCTSRDVLQSYFDLLGELMKFNIDAFKRFNKYVNTPEKFQTFLTQINSSLVDSNMLVRCIVLSLDRFESQTEDVKVVEVLSECCLLSYMARVENRLAFLFRLINIINVQTLTQENVSCLNTSLVILMLARRKAKLPFYLNALREKEYAEKYPGCLLNNFHNLLRFWQRHYLNKDKDSTCLENSSCIPFSYWKETVSVLLGSDRTSLCAIASYIDEPYMDLDRDLLED